The following are encoded in a window of Sminthopsis crassicaudata isolate SCR6 chromosome 5, ASM4859323v1, whole genome shotgun sequence genomic DNA:
- the LOC141543775 gene encoding tripartite motif-containing protein 43-like yields MAATVKFLQELQSEITCSICRGFFCEPVTIGCGHSFCQACLSSSWRVGAPAFSCPECKQVSQDREIPLVNRRLAQLTELGKELRSKLMQSSQGRSQCVTHQKPFKLFCEEDQTALCVTCGESPEHGAHKISPVQEAAHKYRRELQQLQIRLENHLEEDEQLLAQEERPAVDWHWMIMGEFHKLQDWLREEANRCLKRIRQEQKASQARLSQHMQSLQNLMQELQEAGQQDNLDLLQDAKQLLGRSEAVLAQRAQAVTPELREHPIPGLIQMLNRVRVDLTMDPIAVDSFVSISGDRKSVKAKEDWQVEPEDSPYHPVFAEQVFSSGSHYWEVDVTQLPQWVLGIYTPYLRRKRAWNMNSCTSVFLLQCVKKEGDYYLQTYPGPLEYRMKGPLPRVGVYLEYSPGTLAFYNVLQSSLIYKFHPIPFTDPVKPIFSPGPPLPGIEPGPMTLCPVDSHLCPCCYSSQ; encoded by the coding sequence ATGGCTGCTACTGTGAAATTTCTTCAGGAACTGCAGAGTGAGATCACCTGTAGCATCTGCAGGGGCTTCTTCTGTGAGCCTGTCACCATCGGGTGTGGGCACAGTTTTTGTCAAGCTTGTCTCTCCTCCAGCTGGAGAGTTGGAGCCCCAGCTTTTTCATGTCCTGAATGCAAGCAAGTGTCCCAGGACAGGGAGATCCCACTAGTGAACAGGCGCCTAGCACAGTTGACTGAGCTGGGCAAAGAGCTCAGGTCCAAGCTTATGCAGAGCAGTCAAGGACGGAGCCAGTGTGTCACTCACCAGAAACCCTTCAAGCTGTTCTGTGAGGAGGACCAGACAGCACTGTGTGTGACATGTGGTGAAAGCCCAGAGCATGGGGCTCACAAGATCTCCCCAGTACAAGAGGCTGCTCACAAATACAGGAGGGAGCTCCAGCAGCTTCAGATTCGCTTGGAGAACCATTTGGAGGAAGATGAGCAACTTCTTGCTCAGGAAGAGAGACCTGCTGTTGACTGGCACTGGATGATCATGGGAGAATTCCACAAATTGCAAGACTGGCTGAGAGAGGAAGCGAACCGATGTCTTAAAAGGATAAGGCAAGAGCAGAAGGCCAGCCAGGCCAGACTGTCCCAGCACATGCAAAGTTTACAGAACCTCATGCAAGAGCTGCAGGAAGCGGGCCAACAAGACAATCTGGATCTGCTGCAGGATGCCAAGCAGTTGCTGGGGAGGAGCGAGGCTGTGTTGGCCCAAAGGGCCCAGGCTGTCACCCCAGAATTGAGAGAACATCCCATCCCTGGCCTGATCCAAATGCTCAACAGAGTCCGAGTAGACCTCACCATGGACCCCATAGCAGTTGAttcatttgtttccatttctggGGATCGCAAGAGTGTCAAGGCTAAAGAGGACTGGCAGGTGGAACCTGAGGACTCTCCTTACCATCCTGTGTTTGCTGAGCAGGTCTTCAGCTCAGGCAGTCATTACTGGGAGGTGGATGTGACTCAACTTCCTCAGTGGGTCCTGGGGATCTACACCCCCTACTTGCGGAGgaaaagggcctggaacatgaacTCCTGTACCTCTGTGTTCTTGCTTCAATGTGTCAAGAAGGAAGGGGATTACTATTTACAGACCTATCCTGGGCCATTAGAGTATCGAATGAAAGGACCTCTACCTCGGGTTGGCGTGTACTTGGAATATTCCCCTGGCACTCTGGCCTTTTACAATGTTCTCCAAAGTTCTCTTATTTATAAATTCCATCCTATTCCCTTCACAGACCCTGTCAAGCCCATCTTTTCCCCTGGCCCCCCACTTCCAGGAATAGAGCCTGGTCCCATGACTCTTTGTCCAGTAGACTCTCATCTTTGTCCTTGCTGCTATTCCTCTCAATGA